GTTCCACCACGGTCAGCGCAGCGGCGGTGGCGATCGCCGCATCCACGGCGTTGCCGCCTTGCTGCAGGATAGTGATTCCCACCTGAGCGGCCAGCGGCTGGGAGGTGGCGACCATGCCGCGTTTGCCAAAGGTGGTCATGCGCCGTGATGCGCTGGGATAGTAGAGAGCGTCATGATGAACGTCGTGTTGCATATCGAAATCCTTGTGAATCAGCCCAGCAGAAGGGCGCCGTAGAGCAGCGCGCCGAGCACCACAAACGCCGGATGGACGTTTAGCCACACCAGCGCCGCAGCGGCCACGGCGCCGATGATCAGCGTATGAACGAGCCCGGCGCTCTCCATGCCTTCCAGAAAGAAGCCCAGGGTGAGCCAGGCCATCATGACGGCGATGACCGGGCGCACCCACTGGCTCATGCGTTTGACGCGCGGCGATTCGCGGTGGCGGTAAAGAAGGCCGAGCGCCCCGAGCATGAGCAGAAGCGACGGCACCACGGTGGCCAGCACCGCCACCAGCGCCCCCAGGGCACCGGCGACCTCATAACCGATGTAGCCGGCCATCTTGGTGGCGATAGGGCTTGGCAGCGCGTTGCCCAGTGCCAGGGTTTCGGCGAAGCCCTGGGAGGTCATCCAGCCGTAGCGGCCGACGACCTCGGCCTCGATCAACGGGATGATGGCCGGGCCGCCGCCATAGCCAATGATGTTGGGAATGAAAAACGCCAGAAAAAGCTCCCAGTAGATCATGCGGACTCCTCCGGAGGCTTTTGTCGAGCGGCGTTTGGCTTGCGCTTGGGCGAAAGGAGCGCCGAGGCGAGCAGGGCGCCGATGATGAGTCCCGGGTGGACCCCGAGCCCATAGATCAGCCCGCCGGCCACCAGGGCGATGGCAATGCTTATAAGCCAGCCAAGCGAAGCTTTGGATTTTTCCAGAAAGTCCCAGGTCAACTGACCCATCATGATCATGACCACCGGAATCACCGCTTGGCCCATGCCGCGAATCCAGCCGACATCGCGGTAGCGGCTGAACACGCCGAGCATCACGATCATGGCGACGATCATCGGGCCGATCACGGCCAGCACCGACATGAGACATCCTGCCGTGCCGCCTACCCGGTAGCCTATATAGCCCGGTATCTTGGTCGCGATCGGGCCGGGCAAGGTGTTGCCGATCGCCAGAACGTCGGCAAACTCTTCGTCGGTGAGCCACGCGTGACGCTTGACCACCTCGGCGTGGATCAGCGGAATCATCGACGGTCCGCCGCCGAAACCGAAAATGCCCACGCGAAAAAAGGCCCAAAACAGTGCCAGTAGTGTCATCGAAGTGATCGCTCTTGTACGTCGTCGTGTTGTCGAAGGCTTTTGAGAAAAGCGGTGCGCCCTCGTTAAAGGCGTTTTATCATACTATTTATAGAAAAATCGATTATTTTAAAAGCGGATTATCCCGACGATTTTTATCATCGCGTATGTTGTGTCATCACGTATTTGTATTAATGGCGGGAGAGATCACCATGAAAAACGATGCGCTGCCATCTAGCGGCACGGCTTCGAGCCGCATTTTTGAGACGCTGCGTCAGGATCTGGTGCGCGGGCGCTTCGCCGCGGGGGAGAAACTGGCGATCAACGCGCTGAGAGAGCGCTATCAGGTGGGGCTTAGCCCGCTGCGCGAGGCGCTGAACAAACTCGCCGCGTTTGGGCTGCTGGTGCAGGAGAACCAGCGTGGTTTTCGGGTGCCCGGGCTTAGCGAAGCCGAGCTCGAGGATATCACGCGGCTTCGCCTCGAGCTCGAGGGCATGGCGTTCGAGCGCGCCATCGCCCAGGGCGACGCCCAGTGGGAGGCGGACCTGCTGGGCGCGGCTCACCGGCTCAAGCGCGCGGATAAAACCCAGGACATGGGCGAGGCCTGGGAGGCGCTACACACCCGGTTTCACCGCACGCTGGTCGCCCCCTGTGGCTCGGCATGGCTGATTCGCTTCATCGAGCAGCTCCACGACCAGTTCGACCGCTACCGCCGGCTGGGCGCCAACCCACCGGTGATCCGTCAGCCGCTGGACGATCAGCACCAAAAACTGGTGGAACTGGCGCTTGCCCGCGACGTCCAGGCCGGCCGGGAGTTGATGGACGATCATATTCGCCAATCTTTTGAGGTTGCGCTGGCGCACTACCGCCAGCACACGTAGGCTGGCGGCTATAACGGGCAGTGACGACAGAAAGTGATAATGGAAGAGGGCGCCATGGCGGTAACGGATGAGGTAGTAATCGAGCAAACGCTTTGTTGGGTACGAACGTTTATCGTCGCGCACGATATTTGCCCCTTCGCCAAGCGCGAGCTCGACGCGGATCGCGTGCGGGTGCAGGTGGTACGCTCCAAAAAGATCGAAGTGGCGCTCGAGGAGCTGGCTGCGGAGCTCGACTGGCTCACCCATCACGACGAGGTCGAAACCACGCTTCTGGTACTGCCGACGCTGTTCAAGAGCTTCGATCACTACCTGGATTTTCTCGAGCTCGCCGAACATCTGGTCGAGGAGCTCGGCTTCGAAGGTATCTTTCAGCTGGCGAGCTTTCACCCGGATTACTGCTTCGCCGATGCCGACCCGGAAGACGCCGCCAACTACACCAACCGCTCGCCCTACGCCATGGTGCACATCCTGCGCGAGGCGAGCGTCGAGAAAGCGATCGCGTTCTATGGCGATACCGACGCGATCCCCGAGCGCAACATCGAGAAGCTCTCGGCCATGGGCAGCGATGCCGCCCAGAGTGCGCTCGAGCGGTGTCGTGGCGCTAGCGGCCGGGGCGATGAATGACCAGCCGGTGCTTGCCCTGGCTTTTCGCCGCGTAGAGCGCGTTATCGGCAAGCTTTAGCACCGTCTCGATGTGCTCGCCGTGGTGCGGCCACCAGGCCGCGCCGAGGCTACAGCCGACGGTGGCCGTTTGCCCCTCGGCGAGCTGAATGGGGCGCTCGATGGCATTGAGCAGCCGCCTTCCCACTTCATGGGTGAGCGGTTCGAGATACTCCGGCTGCGTCTTGAGCACCATGACGAACTCGTCGCCGCCCAGGCGTGCTACCACATCGCCGCTTCGCAGCGCGTTTTTCAGCCGGTTGGTGATCTCGATGAGCAGCAGGTCGCCAGCGTGGTGGCCAAGCTCATCGTTGACCCGCTTGAAGCCATCCAGGTCGATGTACATCACCACCATGTTCTGTAAATGGCGCTGCGCTTCGGGCACGGCGTGCTGCAGGTACTGCATCAAGAAGGCGCGGTTGGGTAGGCCGGTCAGCGGGTCACTATTGGCCAAATCCTCCAGCCGGCTGATGGTCTGGCGCTGATCCGACAGCCGCCCCACCATCTCGCGCAACGAAACGGAAAGGCGCTTGAATTCGCTGGCGCCGCGCTCCAGCGGGATGATGCCCGCCTGATCCCCCTCTCCGATACGGTCGGCGGCTTGAGCCAGGCGCTTGATCGGCGCCACGATGAAGGAGGCCCCGCACCATCCGACCGCCGCGAACACGACCGCCAGCAATAGCCCGATGCTCATGATCGCCGCTTGAAGCCGCTTGGCAGGGGCGAAGGCGTCGCTCACGGGCTGGCGACTGATCGCCACCCAGCCAAGCCCTTCGAAATCCTCGAAGCCGCCGCTTCTGGCGTAGCCGGTCACGTAGCGCTGGCCGTCGGGCCAGGTTTCGACCGCCCAGCTAGGCGTGGTGTTACCCGGTCGAGGAACGTATTTGAGCGAATTCAGCGAGCGGCCCAGCAGCTCGTGTGGGCCCAAAAGCACCGTGGCGTCGCTCGAGAGCAGCAGCAGGTCGGCGTCCTGCTGCTTTTCGGCGGGCGCGAGTAGGGTGCGCTCGATGTACTCCGCCCACTCCCAGCTTAAATGAACGGCGAGCACGCCGCTGAACTCTCCTCTTCGGTCGTGCACGGGGGTGGCGATATCGACGAACTTGAGCGCTTCGCCGGTGGGGCTGGGAAGCAGGCTTGCCAGCATGACCGCTTCGTGCACATCGCCCACCCAGGGCCGGTGCTGACCTTCGACGAACACCGGGCGGTGGGCGATGGAGAGGCCCTCGAGAATGCCGTCGGTGGCCACGCGCACCGTGCCCTGGGTGTCGGTCAGCCCGATCCACGAAACGATATTGAAGCTATCCTGCAGGCGTTCGAGCTGGCGTCTGAGCACGTGTGGCTGCGTATCGCGGCCAAGCGTTTGTATGGCTAACAGCAGGTTCACCTGTTTGATGCGCGCGTCCATGCTGCGATCGAGCATGTTCACCATCTGGTAGGCGGCGCGGGAAGAGGCCGAGCCGATATGCGCTTCGAGTTGCTGAGCCGACTCCCTTGAGGCGACCCAGCCCAGCATGAGCGTCGTCGCGAACACCAGCGCGGCGATCAGGGCGATAAAGCGCGTGCGCAGTGAAAAGCGCGAGGACCACTCTGCGAAAAAATGCCCCATGGGAGAACGTTGGCCAGCCGGTTGATAAGAGCAGGCCACATTTGGCCGCCGGATATGCCTGTGAAGCTACCCTAAAAGCGCGCCGTTTGCATGTAACCGATTGCAACCATGGGTAAAATTATTGGAGCGTCGCGCCAGGCTTTCACCCCCAAAGGCTTAAGGCGAGCAGTCGAGGCTACAAAAACTTGTGCATCACGTAGGTATCGACCGGCCCAAGCGTTGGGTGGCGAAAGGCACCGGGCACCGTCCCCACGATCGCAAAGCCGAGCCGCTGCCACAGCGCCACCGCTATTTCGTTACTGGCCACCACGGCGTTGAACTGCATGGCACTGAACCCAAGCTCCTTACCCAGCGTTTGAGAATGCTCGCACAGCGTGCGGGCAACGCCTTGGCCGCGAGCGGCGGGGGAGACCATGTAGCCGCAGTTGCACACATGGTTGCCCGGCCCCGCCGCATTGGCCTTCAGGTAGTAGGCGCCCAGCAGCGTGCCTTCAGCGTCCTTGATGACCCGGCTGGCCAGCGGCGCTTCACACCAGAGCGCATAGGCCGCCTCGAAGTCGATTGCCGGGTCGATGGCGTAGGTTTGCTCCGCCCTGACGATGTCGTGGAAAACCGGCCAGAAAGCGATGAAGTCCTCCCGGGTCATGGGGGCGATGGTGTGATCAGACATGGCGCTATCCGCTGACGTTAAAGTATTCAGGCAGCGATGCCTGGCACCGCTGCCGCTAAAGGAAAGATGAGGCTAGCGCGCGACCTCCATGACGATTTCGTAGCTTCTTAGCCGGTCCTGCTGGTCGAAGAAGTCGCTGTTGATCATCAGTTCATCGGCGCCAGTGCGCGCCTGAAACGCTTCGAGTTCCGCCTTGACGGTATCCGGGCCGCCGATGATGGCTGCGCCCAAGAACTGGCTGACCTGGGCCTGCTCCATCGGCGTCCAATCGAGCTGCTCGACCGGCGGCTGTGAGGTGGTAGGCCGTCCGCGAATCAGGTTGAGAAACTTCTGCTGGGCGGTGGTGGCCAGGTAGTGCGCCATCTGGTCGGTGTCGGCGGCGATCACCGGCATGCCGACCATGGCGTGGGGTTTGTCGAGCACGTCAGAGGGGCGGAAGTTGTCCCGATAAAGGCGCAGCGCCTCGAACAGGTAGCCCGGCGCGAACTGGGCGGCAAAGGCGAACGGTAGCCCCAAACGCGCGGCGAGTTGGGCGCTGTAGCCGCTCGAGCCCAGCAGCCAGATGGGCACATGGGTACTTTGGCCGGGCACCGCTTTGACCTGCTGATGCGGGGCGGCGTCGCCCAGGTAGCGCGTCAGTTCGTCGAGCTGGGCGGGGAAGTCGTCCACACCGGCTTGGGCGCTTCGGCGCATGGCGCGCATGGTGGCACCGTCCGAGCCCGGCGCCCGGCCAAGGCCCAGGTCGATGCGCCCGGGGTAGAGCGTTTCCAGCGTGCCGAACTGCTCGGCGATGACCAGCGGCGCGTGATTGGGCAGCATGATACCGCCGCTTCCGACGCGAATCGTCGAGGTCTGGCCCGCGACGTGGCCGATCAGTACCGAGGTGGCGGCGCTGGCGATGCCGGCGATGTTATGATGCTCCGCCAGCCAGTAGCGCGTGTAGCCCAGTCCCTCGGCGCGCTTTGCAAGCTCGACGCTGTTGGCAAAGGTCTCGGCGGCGCTTCCGCCTTCGCGAATGGGCGCCAGATCCAGTACCGATAGGGCGGTCTCGGCGAGTTGGCTCATGATTCACCTGCACGTTGAGTGAAAAGCGGCTGACGATGGTCGTTTTCATGAAATTCATGTTTTCAGAAAACTCATTAGCCCGCTTGTTAATACCCTGTTATGCGGGCGAGCCAAGCCTAAAACAAGGGAGCGGTATCGACAGCGCGCTGTTGACGCTGTCGATACCGCCGAGCGCAAAGGCGGGGATGGCTATTCGCGCAGCGGCGTGGGCCGGATGAGAATTTCGTTGACGTCCACGTGGGCCGGCTGGTTCAGCGCGTAGATGACGGCGTTGGCGATATCCTTGTCCTCGAGCGCCTGCTCCGGGGGCTCGTCGAAAAACGGGGTATCGACCATGCCGGGTTCGATCAGCGTGACGCGAATGCCGGTGCCGCGAAGCTCTTCGCGAAGATTATAGCCAATGCCCGTGACCGCCCACTTGGTGGCGCTGTACATCGAGCCGGGAATGGTGGTGCGCCCGGCGGCGGAGCCGGTGAGCAGTACGTGGCCCGCGGAGCGCTTGAGCGCCGGCAGGCAGGCCTGAAGCGTTAATCCCACGCCGTAGACATTGGTGAGAATCATCTCCTTCCACTGCGCGTGGTCGGCTTCACTGAAGCCGCCGGTCGAGCCGCCTTGTCCGGCGTTGGCGAACACCGCGTCAATGCGCCCAAAGGTTTCCAGCGCCAGTTCGACCATGGCGCGCTGCTGCTCCATATCGGTAACGTCGAGCTCGACGGTCAATAGATTTTCCCGTCCCAGTTCCTGAGCAAGGGCTTCGAGCTTGTCCGTCGAGCGCGCGGCGAGTATCAGCTTGTAGCCTTCACGCGCGGCCGCGCGCGCCGTCGCGGCGCCGATACCGCTCGAGGCGCCGGTGATGAGAATGACACGATCCTGCATGGGTAGCGCTCCTTGCCAATGTTTCAACGGGGCCTTTTAGCATGGTCAATGGGCCTGGATGTTGCAAACCCGCCGCGCCCGGTCAAGGCGTTGGGCGCGATAGCATGCTCGAAAGATCCAGAATCGACTGCGCCATGCTCGCCATGCTTTTGCTCTGATCCATCGAGGTCTTGCGTAAAAAGTGGTACGCCTGCTCTTCGCTCATCGACTGGTGCGCCATGATCAACCCCTTGGCCCGCTCGATCAGCTTGCGCTCGCGAAGCGCCTTACGGGTGTTTTCTAGCTCGTCGCTAAGCCCTTGAAGGCGGCTGGACTGGGCGTGGGTGAGCTCGATCAGCGAGCGGCTAAGCGGCGAGGCGAGCGCGCTGATCGTGAGATCACCGAGCGCGCGATCCTCGCCCAGCGCCAGAAGCTGCTCGCACGGCGCAGGCTGTGCCCGCACGCGGGGCGTGTGCGCCTCATCAAAAGCCCGCTGCGCCGCTTCGATTTTTACGTGGCATAGCGCGGCCAGTTCAAGAATCGCGGTGTCCTCCACTTGCTTCAGGCCATCGATGCGCTGCGTGGCGAGCGCGTACCAGGTTTCGCTCATGCGCGCGTCGCTATCAGAGCGGGCACGTTCGCCGCGGTGGGCGCTTGCGCGCAGCGTCTCGATGTAAGTAAGCGTTTGCTTACAAAGCGATTGGTGCCAGCTCTCCCGGGCGTCGGCGCCAGCGAATTCCAGAAAGGTGTCGAAGCAGCGGTTTTGATCCTGGGTCAGCCGTTCGAACAGCGTCCGGTGCGGCTCGTCAAAGCGCCCGTAGGTAAAGCCGAAGGCGCCGCAGGCGCGCTCCTGGCCGGCAAGCTCCTTACCCTGCATCAGATGAAAGATGGCGACCAGCGCTCGGGTGA
The window above is part of the Halomonas sp. GD1P12 genome. Proteins encoded here:
- a CDS encoding chromate transporter, which gives rise to MTLLALFWAFFRVGIFGFGGGPSMIPLIHAEVVKRHAWLTDEEFADVLAIGNTLPGPIATKIPGYIGYRVGGTAGCLMSVLAVIGPMIVAMIVMLGVFSRYRDVGWIRGMGQAVIPVVMIMMGQLTWDFLEKSKASLGWLISIAIALVAGGLIYGLGVHPGLIIGALLASALLSPKRKPNAARQKPPEESA
- a CDS encoding GNAT family N-acetyltransferase, which produces MSDHTIAPMTREDFIAFWPVFHDIVRAEQTYAIDPAIDFEAAYALWCEAPLASRVIKDAEGTLLGAYYLKANAAGPGNHVCNCGYMVSPAARGQGVARTLCEHSQTLGKELGFSAMQFNAVVASNEIAVALWQRLGFAIVGTVPGAFRHPTLGPVDTYVMHKFL
- a CDS encoding nitrate regulatory protein → MASGRTLLLTALRFDIDNLRHLATACDMVGDISRFIHVLQRERGASTIYLASKGKQFATRRTEFMACSQQAEALMRTRLEALCEKPRPEAGARLLRRIATVWMALDDLPRLREAIDARELTPDGATRAFNDVIGGLLAIVFEAADTAADPDITRALVAIFHLMQGKELAGQERACGAFGFTYGRFDEPHRTLFERLTQDQNRCFDTFLEFAGADARESWHQSLCKQTLTYIETLRASAHRGERARSDSDARMSETWYALATQRIDGLKQVEDTAILELAALCHVKIEAAQRAFDEAHTPRVRAQPAPCEQLLALGEDRALGDLTISALASPLSRSLIELTHAQSSRLQGLSDELENTRKALRERKLIERAKGLIMAHQSMSEEQAYHFLRKTSMDQSKSMASMAQSILDLSSMLSRPTP
- a CDS encoding SDR family oxidoreductase yields the protein MQDRVILITGASSGIGAATARAAAREGYKLILAARSTDKLEALAQELGRENLLTVELDVTDMEQQRAMVELALETFGRIDAVFANAGQGGSTGGFSEADHAQWKEMILTNVYGVGLTLQACLPALKRSAGHVLLTGSAAGRTTIPGSMYSATKWAVTGIGYNLREELRGTGIRVTLIEPGMVDTPFFDEPPEQALEDKDIANAVIYALNQPAHVDVNEILIRPTPLRE
- a CDS encoding GntR family transcriptional regulator, producing MKNDALPSSGTASSRIFETLRQDLVRGRFAAGEKLAINALRERYQVGLSPLREALNKLAAFGLLVQENQRGFRVPGLSEAELEDITRLRLELEGMAFERAIAQGDAQWEADLLGAAHRLKRADKTQDMGEAWEALHTRFHRTLVAPCGSAWLIRFIEQLHDQFDRYRRLGANPPVIRQPLDDQHQKLVELALARDVQAGRELMDDHIRQSFEVALAHYRQHT
- a CDS encoding LLM class flavin-dependent oxidoreductase, encoding MSQLAETALSVLDLAPIREGGSAAETFANSVELAKRAEGLGYTRYWLAEHHNIAGIASAATSVLIGHVAGQTSTIRVGSGGIMLPNHAPLVIAEQFGTLETLYPGRIDLGLGRAPGSDGATMRAMRRSAQAGVDDFPAQLDELTRYLGDAAPHQQVKAVPGQSTHVPIWLLGSSGYSAQLAARLGLPFAFAAQFAPGYLFEALRLYRDNFRPSDVLDKPHAMVGMPVIAADTDQMAHYLATTAQQKFLNLIRGRPTTSQPPVEQLDWTPMEQAQVSQFLGAAIIGGPDTVKAELEAFQARTGADELMINSDFFDQQDRLRSYEIVMEVAR
- a CDS encoding DUF1415 domain-containing protein, whose product is MAVTDEVVIEQTLCWVRTFIVAHDICPFAKRELDADRVRVQVVRSKKIEVALEELAAELDWLTHHDEVETTLLVLPTLFKSFDHYLDFLELAEHLVEELGFEGIFQLASFHPDYCFADADPEDAANYTNRSPYAMVHILREASVEKAIAFYGDTDAIPERNIEKLSAMGSDAAQSALERCRGASGRGDE
- a CDS encoding chromate transporter, whose translation is MIYWELFLAFFIPNIIGYGGGPAIIPLIEAEVVGRYGWMTSQGFAETLALGNALPSPIATKMAGYIGYEVAGALGALVAVLATVVPSLLLMLGALGLLYRHRESPRVKRMSQWVRPVIAVMMAWLTLGFFLEGMESAGLVHTLIIGAVAAAALVWLNVHPAFVVLGALLYGALLLG
- a CDS encoding diguanylate cyclase domain-containing protein is translated as MGHFFAEWSSRFSLRTRFIALIAALVFATTLMLGWVASRESAQQLEAHIGSASSRAAYQMVNMLDRSMDARIKQVNLLLAIQTLGRDTQPHVLRRQLERLQDSFNIVSWIGLTDTQGTVRVATDGILEGLSIAHRPVFVEGQHRPWVGDVHEAVMLASLLPSPTGEALKFVDIATPVHDRRGEFSGVLAVHLSWEWAEYIERTLLAPAEKQQDADLLLLSSDATVLLGPHELLGRSLNSLKYVPRPGNTTPSWAVETWPDGQRYVTGYARSGGFEDFEGLGWVAISRQPVSDAFAPAKRLQAAIMSIGLLLAVVFAAVGWCGASFIVAPIKRLAQAADRIGEGDQAGIIPLERGASEFKRLSVSLREMVGRLSDQRQTISRLEDLANSDPLTGLPNRAFLMQYLQHAVPEAQRHLQNMVVMYIDLDGFKRVNDELGHHAGDLLLIEITNRLKNALRSGDVVARLGGDEFVMVLKTQPEYLEPLTHEVGRRLLNAIERPIQLAEGQTATVGCSLGAAWWPHHGEHIETVLKLADNALYAAKSQGKHRLVIHRPGR